One segment of Anatilimnocola aggregata DNA contains the following:
- a CDS encoding M48 family metallopeptidase codes for MSAGYNDGGMQRRRPFAIKLAPILIGLVAVGWMALRGCQQGPFGRQQIVAMNAQEEKALGLQAFEETLSDARVIRMGMEVAEVKDVAQRLVAATQNPAFLASTQQAAQQMDWAVEVVDSKEVNAFCLPGGKMVVYTGILPVAETEAGLATVLGHEIAHALAHHGAERMAKSKMAEILLNSANSSLSEMDPAQRETILKTLNAGAKYGILKYSRDHESEADHMGLLLMAAAGFDPQESIHFWERMQQATAGGQRPAEFASTHPSHETRISDLREWMPEAMKLYQARK; via the coding sequence ATGTCTGCCGGTTACAACGATGGTGGAATGCAACGCCGTCGCCCATTTGCGATTAAGCTTGCGCCGATCCTCATCGGACTCGTGGCCGTTGGTTGGATGGCACTCCGGGGCTGTCAGCAGGGGCCATTTGGCCGGCAGCAGATCGTGGCCATGAACGCGCAAGAAGAGAAGGCGCTCGGGCTGCAAGCGTTTGAAGAGACGCTCAGCGATGCGCGCGTGATTCGCATGGGGATGGAAGTTGCCGAAGTGAAGGACGTGGCCCAGCGCTTGGTTGCAGCGACTCAGAACCCCGCTTTTCTGGCCTCGACGCAACAGGCTGCGCAGCAAATGGACTGGGCGGTGGAAGTGGTCGATAGCAAGGAAGTGAACGCCTTTTGCTTGCCGGGCGGCAAGATGGTTGTCTATACCGGCATTCTCCCGGTCGCCGAGACCGAAGCAGGACTGGCCACGGTTCTTGGGCACGAAATCGCCCATGCCTTGGCCCATCATGGTGCCGAGCGTATGGCCAAATCGAAAATGGCCGAAATCCTGCTGAACTCAGCCAATAGTTCGCTCAGCGAGATGGATCCGGCGCAACGTGAGACGATCTTGAAAACGCTCAATGCTGGGGCGAAGTACGGCATTCTGAAATATAGTCGCGACCATGAATCGGAGGCCGATCACATGGGGCTGTTGCTGATGGCAGCGGCCGGTTTTGATCCGCAAGAGTCGATTCACTTTTGGGAACGCATGCAGCAGGCAACGGCCGGTGGTCAGCGACCTGCTGAGTTCGCTTCGACCCACCCTAGCCATGAGACTCGCATCAGCGATCTGCGCGAGTGGATGCCCGAAGCCATGAAGTTGTATCAAGCGCGAAAGTAA
- a CDS encoding Gfo/Idh/MocA family protein, which translates to MSRVTPTTPSRRSFLKVAAATTITAPWFVRTLKSAPPSEKVRHASFGASGMAAADWGAISRVPNVQLVAIADVDMDRANAAKAKQPDLRVYQDWRELLDKEHKNLDSVNVSTPDHMHAPIGLSAMHYGLNVYGQKPLAHNVSECRQLAETAKAKKLVTQMGIQVHSSNDYRMAVHLIQAGAIGLVKEVHTWSSKKWGDSSPLPETTATPPAALDWNGWLGVAAERPYIGGGYYHPGNWRKRLDFGTGTFGDMGCHIYDPVFAALALTAPLSVKSDGPVPTETNWAIDAKVFYTFPGNKFTEGKTVNVTWYDGDQRPSAEIAALLGERKLPSQGSVFIGTKGLMILPHVSAPILLQPDGKEELAFERPKLEPANHWQQFVEAVRGNGTTSASFAYSGPLTEAVLLGGVASRFKGETLEWNAEKLAFTNQPEANQYLKREYRKGWEVVGSKA; encoded by the coding sequence ATGTCTCGCGTCACGCCCACGACACCTTCTCGCCGTTCCTTCCTGAAAGTTGCCGCCGCGACCACCATTACCGCGCCGTGGTTTGTTCGCACGCTCAAGTCGGCACCACCCAGCGAGAAGGTTCGCCATGCCAGCTTTGGGGCCTCGGGCATGGCCGCTGCCGACTGGGGAGCGATTTCTCGAGTCCCAAACGTGCAACTAGTAGCGATTGCCGACGTCGACATGGACCGAGCGAATGCGGCCAAAGCCAAACAGCCCGACTTGCGGGTTTATCAAGACTGGCGCGAACTGCTCGATAAGGAACACAAAAATCTCGACAGCGTGAACGTCTCGACCCCCGATCACATGCACGCGCCGATTGGGTTGAGCGCGATGCACTACGGCTTGAACGTTTACGGCCAAAAGCCGCTGGCCCACAACGTAAGCGAGTGCCGCCAACTGGCCGAAACCGCGAAGGCCAAAAAGCTGGTGACGCAGATGGGCATTCAAGTCCACAGCAGTAACGACTACCGCATGGCCGTTCACTTGATCCAAGCGGGTGCAATTGGCCTGGTGAAGGAAGTTCACACCTGGAGCAGTAAGAAGTGGGGCGATTCGTCCCCACTGCCCGAAACGACCGCCACTCCCCCAGCAGCGCTCGATTGGAACGGCTGGTTAGGCGTGGCTGCCGAGCGGCCTTACATCGGGGGCGGTTATTACCACCCCGGCAATTGGCGCAAGCGGCTCGATTTTGGCACCGGCACCTTCGGCGATATGGGCTGCCACATCTACGACCCGGTCTTTGCCGCCCTCGCCCTCACAGCACCGCTGTCGGTGAAGTCGGATGGTCCCGTGCCCACCGAAACGAACTGGGCCATCGACGCCAAGGTGTTTTACACCTTCCCCGGCAACAAGTTCACCGAGGGAAAGACGGTAAACGTCACCTGGTACGACGGCGATCAACGGCCGTCCGCTGAGATTGCGGCCCTGCTGGGCGAACGAAAGTTGCCCAGTCAAGGATCGGTCTTCATTGGCACCAAAGGGCTGATGATTCTGCCTCACGTCAGTGCGCCAATCTTGCTACAGCCAGACGGCAAAGAGGAACTGGCCTTCGAGCGCCCTAAGCTCGAGCCGGCCAATCACTGGCAGCAGTTTGTTGAAGCCGTTCGCGGCAATGGCACCACTTCCGCCAGCTTCGCATATTCCGGCCCCCTAACCGAAGCTGTGCTCCTTGGCGGCGTCGCCTCGCGCTTCAAAGGCGAAACGCTCGAATGGAATGCCGAGAAACTCGCCTTCACCAATCAGCCCGAAGCGAATCAGTACTTGAAACGGGAGTATCGGAAGGGCTGGGAAGTTGTGGGAAGTAAAGCCTGA
- a CDS encoding S41 family peptidase, which produces MPLPACSLRPRSWIVLFLAIGILPLGSLADQVHGQEAPAKPAEKKESVPEKKPPQDTLDYELLRLFTDSLDQVERNYVKEIDRRELLEAAIKGMLTKLDPYSSYIPPNDLEKFRSSVENEFGGIGITVSVESGELTIISPIFRTPAFNAGLRGGDVIMEIEGQPTKGITLDEAVKRMKGKIGTPVKIKVKHVSEDRVAELEVKRELIRVDSVIGDHREADFTWNYFLDGDKKIAYIRITNFARHTADDLRQVLGDLTKAEMKGLILDLRFNPGGLLSTGIEVCDLFVDEGKIVSTAGRNAPERVWKAKKEGTFGDVPMVVLVNHYSASASEIVAACLQDHNRATVIGERSWGKGSVQNIVELESGKSALKLTTAGYLRPSGKNIHRHEGDKDEDEWGVKPNEGFEVKTSKDEDTRWLEDRRERDMIRAPKAAEGDAKPSEAFVDKTLEKAREFLVEKAAKIVADKQAAAK; this is translated from the coding sequence ATGCCGCTGCCAGCTTGCTCGCTCCGCCCCCGCTCGTGGATTGTTCTGTTTCTGGCAATTGGCATCCTTCCTTTAGGTTCTCTCGCCGATCAAGTTCACGGTCAGGAAGCGCCGGCCAAGCCCGCAGAGAAGAAAGAATCAGTTCCCGAAAAGAAGCCCCCGCAAGATACGCTCGATTACGAACTGCTCCGGCTCTTTACTGATTCGCTCGATCAGGTCGAACGGAACTATGTGAAAGAGATCGATCGCCGCGAACTACTCGAAGCGGCGATTAAGGGAATGCTGACAAAACTCGATCCCTACTCAAGTTACATCCCGCCCAACGACCTGGAGAAATTTCGCAGCAGTGTCGAAAACGAATTTGGCGGCATCGGCATCACTGTCTCGGTCGAGAGTGGCGAGTTGACAATCATCAGCCCGATCTTTCGCACGCCCGCCTTTAACGCCGGCCTGCGTGGCGGCGACGTCATCATGGAGATCGAGGGTCAGCCCACCAAGGGGATCACGCTCGACGAAGCTGTGAAGCGGATGAAGGGGAAGATCGGCACGCCGGTGAAGATCAAGGTGAAGCATGTTTCTGAAGACCGCGTGGCCGAGTTGGAAGTCAAGCGCGAGCTGATTCGGGTCGATTCGGTCATTGGCGATCATCGCGAGGCCGACTTCACTTGGAACTATTTTCTCGATGGCGATAAGAAGATCGCTTACATCCGCATCACCAATTTTGCCCGCCATACTGCCGACGACCTGCGGCAAGTCCTCGGCGACCTGACTAAGGCTGAAATGAAAGGGCTGATTCTTGATCTGCGCTTCAATCCCGGCGGGCTGCTGAGCACCGGCATCGAAGTCTGCGATCTGTTCGTCGACGAGGGGAAGATCGTCAGCACCGCGGGACGTAACGCCCCCGAGCGAGTCTGGAAGGCGAAGAAGGAAGGTACTTTTGGCGACGTGCCGATGGTGGTGCTGGTGAATCACTATAGCGCCAGTGCGAGTGAAATCGTGGCCGCTTGTCTGCAAGATCACAACCGCGCCACCGTCATCGGCGAGCGCAGTTGGGGCAAAGGGAGTGTGCAGAACATCGTGGAACTCGAATCCGGCAAGAGCGCACTCAAGCTGACAACCGCCGGATACTTGCGACCCAGCGGCAAGAACATTCATCGTCACGAAGGTGACAAAGACGAGGATGAGTGGGGCGTGAAGCCGAACGAAGGCTTTGAAGTGAAAACCTCAAAGGATGAAGACACTCGCTGGCTGGAAGATCGCCGCGAACGAGACATGATTCGCGCTCCGAAGGCCGCTGAAGGGGATGCGAAGCCGAGCGAAGCGTTCGTCGACAAGACGCTCGAAAAGGCTCGCGAGTTCCTGGTCGAGAAGGCCGCCAAAATCGTGGCCGATAAGCAGGCCGCCGCGAAATGA
- the tsaD gene encoding tRNA (adenosine(37)-N6)-threonylcarbamoyltransferase complex transferase subunit TsaD: MTEPARGRRFLLAIESTCDETAAAIITDDLQVLSSVVASQEELHRRYAGVVPELAARAHVERIVPVIDEAIRRASLKPADLDLIAVAHTPGLAGSLIVGVSAAKALSVALEKPLVALNHLHAHIYACRMAAARDVFPCLGLIVSGGHTSLYHCRTSTEFEPLGGTIDDAAGEAFDKVATLLGLSYPGGPAIAKAAEQGNPRAYQFPRGLRGKSGGFDFSFSGLKTAVRYEIWGPGQPIDGPPPLSEQQVADIAASFQFAVVESLAEKTKAALQHTLLPRLCVGGGVAANRLLRTRLREVCDQLRVELHFAPPELCTDNAVMGAIAWEMFAAGNFADLDLDVLPGLVRNK; this comes from the coding sequence ATGACGGAGCCTGCCCGCGGCCGGCGCTTTTTGCTGGCGATTGAATCGACCTGCGACGAAACAGCCGCCGCCATCATTACCGACGACTTGCAAGTGTTGTCGTCCGTCGTTGCCTCGCAGGAAGAACTCCACCGCCGCTATGCCGGCGTAGTGCCAGAACTGGCGGCCCGCGCCCACGTAGAGCGAATCGTGCCAGTCATCGACGAGGCGATTCGCCGCGCCTCGCTTAAGCCCGCCGATCTCGACTTGATTGCGGTCGCGCATACTCCGGGCTTAGCGGGCTCGCTGATTGTCGGCGTCTCGGCAGCGAAGGCACTGTCGGTGGCCTTAGAGAAACCGCTCGTTGCGCTCAATCATTTGCACGCGCACATTTATGCTTGCCGAATGGCCGCCGCGCGCGATGTCTTTCCCTGCCTCGGGCTGATTGTGAGTGGCGGGCATACCAGTTTGTATCACTGCCGGACTTCGACCGAGTTCGAACCGCTGGGGGGGACCATCGACGATGCCGCGGGCGAGGCCTTCGATAAAGTCGCCACGCTGCTCGGCCTGTCTTATCCGGGGGGCCCGGCAATTGCCAAAGCTGCGGAACAAGGGAATCCGCGCGCGTATCAATTCCCGCGCGGTTTGCGGGGCAAGAGTGGCGGCTTCGATTTCAGCTTTAGCGGTTTGAAGACCGCGGTTCGCTATGAAATTTGGGGACCGGGGCAGCCCATCGACGGGCCACCACCACTGAGCGAACAACAGGTTGCCGATATCGCGGCCAGCTTTCAGTTTGCCGTCGTCGAAAGTCTCGCCGAAAAAACGAAGGCCGCTCTGCAGCACACCCTGTTGCCCAGGCTGTGCGTTGGTGGCGGTGTGGCTGCGAACCGGCTGCTTCGCACGCGTCTCCGAGAAGTCTGCGACCAGCTGCGAGTCGAGTTGCATTTTGCCCCGCCAGAGCTATGCACCGACAACGCCGTGATGGGGGCAATTGCCTGGGAAATGTTCGCGGCCGGCAATTTCGCCGACCTGGACCTCGATGTGCTGCCGGGCCTGGTGCGAAATAAGTAG
- a CDS encoding histidine triad nucleotide-binding protein: protein MSKTIFKRIIDKEIPAKVIYEDELCLAFPDLNPQAPTHVLVIPKKEIANLAAALQEDQALLGHLLLVIQKVAGQLGLADGYRVVANCGPHGGQSVDHLHFHILGGRPMKWPPG from the coding sequence ATGTCCAAAACCATCTTCAAGCGGATCATCGATAAAGAGATTCCGGCCAAGGTGATCTACGAAGATGAATTGTGCCTGGCCTTTCCCGACCTCAACCCCCAGGCGCCTACGCATGTGCTGGTGATTCCCAAAAAGGAAATCGCCAACCTCGCCGCAGCCCTGCAAGAAGACCAGGCGCTCTTAGGTCACCTGCTGCTGGTCATTCAAAAGGTGGCCGGACAGCTGGGGCTCGCGGACGGCTATCGCGTGGTTGCCAACTGCGGCCCACACGGCGGGCAAAGCGTCGATCATCTCCACTTTCACATCCTCGGTGGCCGTCCCATGAAGTGGCCGCCAGGCTAG
- a CDS encoding beta-ketoacyl-[acyl-carrier-protein] synthase family protein, producing MKRRVVVTGIGCINPLGNDVETMWAGLKEGKSGVGYTTVFDASRFPTRISAEIKNWDITDTGEDPKLWSERARHTRFAAGAAKQAVKMSGLQDDKNLDPTRFGVYLGCGEGTQDFIAFSRMLTSSLTPDGVDLAKYMRVGLETLSAVQEVEQEPSMPTSHLAAMFNAQGPNANCLTACAASSQAIGEATEIIRRGDADAMLSGGAHSMIHPFGVTGFNLLTALSTSNDNPTKASRPFDRLRDGFVLGEGGAVVVLEELECAKRRGATILGEIMGYGTTADAYRITDIHPEGRGAIACMKMAIEDAGITPADIQYVNAHGTSTSVNDRVESFACKTIFGQRAMQTPVSSTKSMMGHLIAAAGVTEAIVCLLAIRDNVLPPTINYENPDPECDLDYIPNVARQAKCDIALSNSFGFGGQNISLVVGRFKG from the coding sequence ATGAAACGGCGCGTAGTAGTAACGGGCATCGGCTGCATCAATCCCCTGGGCAACGACGTCGAGACAATGTGGGCGGGACTGAAGGAAGGTAAGTCGGGCGTGGGCTATACCACCGTCTTCGACGCCAGCCGATTTCCCACGCGCATCTCGGCCGAAATCAAGAACTGGGACATCACCGATACCGGTGAAGATCCCAAACTCTGGAGCGAGCGCGCCCGCCACACTCGCTTTGCCGCGGGTGCCGCCAAGCAGGCCGTGAAAATGTCCGGCCTGCAAGACGATAAGAATCTCGACCCGACGCGGTTTGGTGTTTATCTGGGCTGTGGTGAAGGAACCCAGGACTTCATCGCCTTCTCGCGCATGCTCACCAGTTCGCTCACACCCGATGGTGTCGATCTGGCCAAGTACATGCGGGTCGGGCTCGAAACGCTCAGCGCCGTTCAAGAAGTCGAACAAGAACCCAGCATGCCAACTAGTCACCTGGCTGCCATGTTCAATGCTCAAGGCCCCAATGCCAACTGCCTCACCGCGTGTGCGGCCAGCAGCCAGGCCATTGGAGAAGCGACCGAAATCATCCGCCGCGGCGATGCCGACGCCATGCTCTCCGGTGGCGCTCATAGCATGATTCATCCCTTCGGCGTTACCGGGTTTAACCTGCTGACGGCCCTCTCCACCAGCAACGACAATCCGACCAAAGCTTCGCGCCCGTTCGATCGCCTTCGTGATGGTTTCGTGCTGGGCGAAGGGGGAGCGGTAGTCGTGCTCGAAGAACTCGAGTGCGCCAAACGCCGTGGTGCCACCATCCTCGGCGAAATTATGGGTTACGGCACCACTGCCGACGCTTATCGCATTACCGACATCCACCCCGAAGGTCGCGGGGCCATCGCCTGCATGAAAATGGCCATCGAAGATGCCGGCATCACTCCCGCCGACATTCAATACGTGAACGCTCACGGTACCAGCACTTCGGTCAACGACCGCGTCGAATCGTTCGCGTGCAAAACCATCTTCGGCCAGCGGGCGATGCAAACCCCCGTCAGCAGCACCAAGAGCATGATGGGGCACCTGATCGCTGCAGCCGGCGTGACCGAAGCCATTGTTTGCCTGCTGGCCATTCGAGACAACGTCCTGCCGCCGACCATCAATTACGAGAATCCCGATCCCGAGTGCGATCTCGATTACATCCCCAACGTCGCCCGCCAGGCGAAGTGCGACATCGCCCTGAGCAACAGCTTTGGTTTCGGTGGTCAAAACATTTCGCTCGTCGTCGGTCGGTTCAAGGGTTAG
- a CDS encoding 3-hydroxyacyl-ACP dehydratase FabZ family protein gives MRWYWIDRFLEFERGKRAVAIKAVTMSEEQHDSYLPGYPVLPSSLMIEGMAQTAGILVGEMSGFEERVVLAKINKAVFHAPTECGDTLRYNAVLQDVQKDGAIASVTAHVGDELRAEVDMMFAFLDDRFPKGPLFDPEDFLVMLRSFHLYDVGIDEHGQPIKPPESYLQAESAAYKAAGLI, from the coding sequence ATGCGTTGGTACTGGATCGACCGATTTCTGGAGTTTGAACGGGGCAAGCGGGCCGTCGCTATTAAGGCGGTCACGATGTCGGAAGAGCAGCACGACTCGTACTTGCCGGGCTATCCGGTGTTACCGTCGTCTCTCATGATCGAAGGGATGGCTCAGACCGCGGGTATTCTCGTTGGCGAGATGAGTGGCTTTGAGGAACGGGTCGTGTTGGCCAAAATCAACAAGGCTGTCTTTCATGCGCCGACCGAATGTGGCGATACCCTCCGGTATAATGCCGTTCTGCAGGACGTACAAAAGGACGGCGCGATTGCTTCCGTCACGGCTCACGTTGGTGATGAGTTGCGGGCTGAAGTAGACATGATGTTCGCCTTTCTGGATGACCGGTTTCCCAAGGGACCGCTCTTCGATCCAGAAGACTTCCTCGTCATGCTTCGCTCGTTCCACTTGTACGATGTGGGGATCGACGAACACGGTCAGCCGATTAAACCGCCCGAAAGCTACTTGCAGGCCGAAAGTGCGGCCTATAAGGCAGCTGGTTTGATCTAG
- a CDS encoding acyl carrier protein, with translation MAVTKDEVFKKVQAALVDALGVDEEEVTPEATMVGDLGAESIDFLDIVFKLEKGFGIEIPRKELAPEDILTNAEYVKDGKVTPAGITELKKRMPFVNFTKFEANPNVREFSNLLTVGDLCRYVEGKVGAV, from the coding sequence ATGGCAGTCACGAAAGACGAAGTATTCAAGAAGGTGCAAGCCGCTCTGGTGGATGCTCTCGGTGTCGACGAAGAAGAAGTAACTCCGGAAGCCACGATGGTGGGCGATCTGGGTGCCGAATCGATCGACTTCCTCGATATCGTGTTCAAGCTCGAAAAAGGCTTCGGCATCGAAATTCCCCGCAAGGAATTGGCCCCGGAAGACATCCTGACCAATGCCGAATACGTCAAGGACGGCAAGGTCACGCCCGCTGGCATTACCGAGCTGAAAAAGCGGATGCCCTTCGTGAACTTCACCAAATTCGAGGCGAACCCGAACGTCCGCGAGTTCAGCAACCTGCTGACCGTGGGCGATCTTTGCCGCTATGTCGAAGGCAAGGTCGGCGCTGTCTAA
- a CDS encoding 3-hydroxyacyl-ACP dehydratase FabZ family protein yields the protein MRFCLLDRIIDLQPGAKITAVKLLRPEEDYLRDHFPRFPVMPGVLMLETMYQAGMWLVRSSEDFQHAAILLKEARNVKYSDFVTPGKELLVTAELLKQDDTTATLKTQGTINGNVAVSARLVLEKFNIGDRFPARAMSDHYLRQWMKKVFLRLMQPVPEPNPSSPHPHFQVNSHLVSAQP from the coding sequence ATGCGGTTTTGCTTGCTTGATCGCATCATCGACCTCCAACCCGGGGCGAAGATCACCGCGGTCAAGTTGCTGCGGCCAGAAGAAGACTACTTGCGCGATCACTTTCCGCGATTCCCGGTAATGCCGGGGGTCTTGATGCTGGAAACGATGTATCAAGCGGGAATGTGGCTCGTGCGCAGTTCAGAAGACTTCCAGCACGCAGCGATCCTGCTGAAGGAAGCCCGCAACGTGAAGTACAGCGACTTTGTCACCCCCGGCAAAGAGTTGCTAGTTACCGCTGAGTTGTTGAAACAAGACGATACAACTGCCACCCTTAAGACTCAGGGGACGATCAACGGCAATGTGGCCGTTTCGGCTCGCCTGGTGCTCGAAAAGTTCAATATCGGCGATCGCTTCCCGGCCCGTGCCATGAGCGATCACTATTTGCGGCAATGGATGAAGAAGGTGTTCCTGCGACTGATGCAGCCAGTCCCAGAACCCAACCCCAGTTCGCCGCATCCCCATTTTCAAGTCAATTCACATTTGGTTTCCGCGCAGCCTTGA
- the ptsP gene encoding phosphoenolpyruvate--protein phosphotransferase: protein MRKGIPVSPGVAVGVAYCIHEIFINPDTKRLEDHEVTAELANYETARDEAAAELRALQHKVAAQVGENEAQIFSAHELILRDSNFTNKVRGWVVDERLTAQAALHRLLEQYTVLFAKTNDEYLRERMNDLRDVVIRINAHLTQATNTDPELLNQPVILIADELLPSQVVALKGLVVKGIVTQAGSQTSHAAIIARSKGIPAVSGLRNILRQVKNGDTVVVDARGGHVLVNPDPEQRSAYLKLEREFFLLKNTLAENKDQPAVTADGIKLELLANINGAIDCSAAVAMGSAGVGLFRTEYIYLTHPDVPDEEEQYIAYRDAILATPGSTMTIRTLDIGGDKTVPYLGHTHQEANPFMGWRSIRLSFEHPEFFNTQLRAVLRAAAEGASVNTQVKLMFPMITTVEEVRKTRAMVRKAAQQLRAENKRFAEVPLGMMLEVPAAAISINDMLPLVDFVSIGSNDLVQYLMAADRDNPKVSHLCQPLAPPVLRVLATVIKACNKAGKPVTLCGEMAAQPRAFVLLFAMGLRSFSMSASFIPSMKELAAHLTEESCRTILRRALTLRTTSAVKRYMAEQLAILAPNLRMLDMD from the coding sequence ATGCGCAAAGGCATTCCCGTTTCACCCGGCGTCGCGGTTGGGGTCGCATACTGTATCCACGAGATTTTCATCAATCCGGATACCAAGCGGCTCGAAGACCACGAAGTAACCGCCGAACTGGCGAACTATGAAACCGCTCGAGATGAAGCGGCAGCGGAACTGCGCGCGCTGCAACACAAGGTCGCTGCCCAAGTTGGCGAAAACGAAGCCCAGATCTTTTCCGCTCACGAACTGATCCTCCGCGACTCGAACTTTACGAACAAAGTCCGCGGCTGGGTCGTCGATGAACGCTTAACTGCCCAAGCGGCGCTCCATCGCCTGCTGGAGCAGTACACCGTGTTGTTCGCGAAGACGAACGACGAATACCTGCGCGAACGGATGAATGACCTACGCGACGTCGTCATACGCATCAATGCTCACCTGACCCAAGCGACGAACACCGACCCTGAACTGCTGAACCAGCCGGTGATTCTGATCGCCGATGAACTGCTGCCGTCGCAAGTCGTGGCGCTCAAAGGGCTAGTAGTAAAGGGAATTGTCACGCAGGCTGGTAGCCAAACGAGCCACGCCGCGATCATCGCCCGCAGCAAGGGCATCCCAGCTGTCTCGGGCCTGCGCAATATTTTAAGGCAGGTGAAGAATGGCGACACTGTCGTTGTCGATGCTCGCGGCGGGCATGTGCTGGTGAATCCAGATCCCGAACAGCGTAGCGCTTATCTCAAACTCGAACGCGAGTTCTTCCTCCTCAAGAACACGCTGGCCGAAAACAAAGACCAGCCCGCCGTTACGGCCGATGGCATCAAGCTGGAACTGCTCGCCAATATTAACGGCGCCATCGACTGCAGCGCGGCTGTCGCCATGGGGTCTGCCGGCGTTGGCCTGTTCCGAACCGAATACATTTATCTGACGCATCCCGACGTTCCCGATGAGGAAGAACAATACATCGCCTATCGCGATGCAATCCTCGCAACGCCGGGCAGCACGATGACCATTCGTACGCTCGATATCGGCGGCGATAAAACGGTCCCTTATCTGGGTCACACGCACCAGGAAGCTAACCCCTTCATGGGCTGGCGCAGCATTCGTCTCTCGTTCGAGCATCCTGAGTTCTTCAACACGCAATTGCGGGCAGTGCTACGAGCGGCGGCCGAAGGGGCGTCGGTCAACACGCAAGTCAAATTGATGTTCCCGATGATTACCACCGTCGAGGAAGTGCGCAAGACTCGCGCCATGGTCCGCAAAGCGGCCCAACAACTGCGAGCCGAGAACAAACGTTTTGCCGAAGTGCCGCTGGGAATGATGCTCGAAGTACCAGCCGCTGCGATTTCTATCAACGATATGCTGCCGCTCGTCGACTTCGTCTCGATCGGCTCGAACGACCTCGTTCAATACCTGATGGCTGCCGATCGCGATAATCCCAAGGTCAGCCATTTGTGCCAACCTCTCGCGCCGCCGGTGCTGCGTGTCCTCGCGACCGTCATCAAGGCGTGCAACAAGGCCGGCAAGCCAGTTACTCTTTGCGGCGAAATGGCGGCCCAACCTCGCGCGTTCGTGCTCCTGTTTGCGATGGGGCTGCGCAGCTTCAGCATGAGTGCCTCGTTCATCCCTTCGATGAAGGAACTTGCCGCGCACCTGACAGAAGAGTCGTGCCGGACCATCCTCCGCCGCGCACTAACGCTTCGCACCACTTCGGCCGTCAAACGCTACATGGCCGAGCAGTTAGCCATCCTCGCGCCCAACCTGCGCATGTTGGATATGGACTAG